A single region of the Marmota flaviventris isolate mMarFla1 chromosome 10, mMarFla1.hap1, whole genome shotgun sequence genome encodes:
- the Prdm16 gene encoding histone-lysine N-methyltransferase PRDM16 isoform X5 has product MLADPEVPSQEGCIRKISEDLGSEKFCVDASQVGAGSWLKYVRVACSCDDQNLSMCQINEQIYYKVIKDIEPGEELLVHVKESAYSLGAVPPSLDEEPTFRCDECDELFPCKVDLRRHKKYACGSAGTAVYQGLGEGLKPEGLGGGGSDPSHECKDCERMFPTKYSLEQHMIVHTEEREYKCDQCPKAFNWKSNLIRHQMSHDSGKRFECENCVKVFTDPSNLQRHIRSQHVGARAHACPDCGKTFATSSGLKQHKHIHSTVKPFICEVCHKSYTQFSNLCRHKRMHADCRTQIKCKDCGQMFSTTSSLNKHRRFCEGKSHYTPGGLFAPGLPLTPSPLMDKAKPSPNLNHTGLGFNEYFPSRPHPGSLPFSTGPPAFPALTPGFPGIFPPSLYPRPPLLPPTPLLKSPLNHTQDAKLPSPLGNPALPLISAVSNSGQGAMAATGPEEKLESRLEDTYVEKLKTRSPDMSDGSDFEDINTTTGTDLDTTTGTGSDLDSDVDSDRDKGKDKGKPEFGGGSVPPGSTHSGAEVPVFYSQHSFFPPPEEQLLTASGAAGDSIKAIASIAEKYFGPGFMGMQEKKLGALPYHSVFPFQFLPNFPHSLYPFTDRALAHNLLVKAEPKSPRDTLKVGGPSAECPFDLTTKPKEAKPILPAPKVPPAPASSEEQPLDLSIGSRARASQNGGGREPRKNHIYGERKPGAGEGLPKVCPAQLPQQPSLHYAKPSPFFMDPIYSRVEKRKVTDPVGVLKEKYLRPSPLLFHPQMSAIETMTEKLESFAAMKADSGGSLQPLPHHPFNFRSPPPTLSDPILRKGKERYTCRYCGKIFPRSANLTRHLRTHTGEQPYRCKYCDRSFSISSNLQRHVRNIHNKEKPFKCHLCNRCFGQQTNLDRHLKKHEHEGAPVSQHAGVLTNHLGTSASSPTSESDNHALLDEKEDSYFSEIRNFIANSEMSQASSRTDKRPEIQELGSSPQCPGLASEKPEDVEEEEEEELEEEDEDSLAGKSQDDTVSPTPEPQGVYEDEEDEEPPASLAVGFDHTRRCHEEPEGGLSALEPTPAFGKGLDLHRAAEEAFEVKDVLNSTLDSEALKQTLYRQAKNQAYAMMLSLSEDAPLHAPSQSSLDAWLNIAGATSESGAFNPINHL; this is encoded by the exons ATTTATTATAAAGTCATTAAGGACATTGAGCCGGGTGAGGAGCTGTTGGTGCACGTGAAGGAAAGTGCCTACTCCCTTGGCGCGGTGCCACCCAGCCTGGATG AGGAGCCCACGTTCCGCTGTGACGAGTGTGACGAGCTCTTCCCGTGCAAGGTGGACCTGCGGCGCCACAAGAAATACGCCTGCGGCTCTGCGGGGACTGCCGTCTAccagggcctgggggaggggctcAAGCCCGAGGGCCTCGGTGGCGGGGGCAGCGACCCCTCCCACGAGTGCAAGGACTGCGAGCGGATGTTCCCCACCAAGTACAG CTTGGAGCAGCACATGATCGTCCACACAGAGGAGCGGGAATACAAGTGTGACCAGTGTCCCAAGGCCTTCAACTGGAAGTCCAACCTCATCCGCCACCAGATGTCCCATGACAGTGGCAAGCGCTTTGAATGTGAAAACTGCGTGAAG GTGTTCACGGACCCCAGCAACCTGCAGCGGCACATCCGCTCGCAGCACGTGGGCGCCCGGGCCCACGCCTGCCCCGACTGCGGCAAGACCTTCGCCACGTCCTCTGGCCTCAAGCAGCACAAGCACATCCACAGCACCGTCAAGCCCTTCATAT GTGAGGTCTGCCACAAGTCCTACACGCAGTTCTCCAACCTGTGCCGGCACAAGCGCATGCACGCGGACTGCCGCACGCAGATCAAGTGCAAGGACTGTGGGCAGATGTTCAGCACTACCTCCTCCCTGAACAAGCACCGGCGCTTCTGCGAGGGCAAGAGCCATTACACGCCGGGCGGCCTCTTCGCCCCAGGCCTGCCCTTGACCCCCAGCCCCCTGATGGACAAGGCAAAGCCCTCCCCCAACCTCAACCACACTGGCCTGGGCTTCAACGAGTACTTCCCCTCCAGGCCCCACCCTGGGAGCCTGCCCTTCTCCACGGGCCCCCCGGCCTTCCCTGCACTCACGCCGGGCTTCCCGGGCATCTTCCCTCCGTCCTTGTACCCCCGGCCGCCTCTGCTACCTCCCACACCGTTGCTCAAGAGCCCCCTGAACCACACACAGGACGCCAAGCTCCCCAGCCCCTTGGGGAACCCAGCACTGCCCCTCATCTCCGCGGTCAGCAACAGCGGCCAGGGCGCCATGGCGGCCACGGGGCCGGAGGAGAAGTTGGAGAGCCGCCTGGAGGACACGTACGTGGAGAAGCTCAAGACCAGGAGCCCCGACATGTCCGATGGCAGCGACTTTGAGGACATCAACACCACCACGGGGACTGACCTGGACACCACGACGGGGACTGGCTCGGACCTCGACAGCGACGTGGACAGCGACCGAGACAAGGGCAAGGACAAGGGCAAGCCCGAGTTTGGCGGCGGCTCGGTGCCCCCGGGGTCCACCCACAGTGGGGCCGAGGTGCCCGTCTTCTACTCACAGCACTCCTTCTTCCCGCCGCCCGAGGAGCAGCTGCTGACCGCCTCGGGCGCGGCCGGCGACTCCATCAAAGCCATCGCGTCCATCGCGGAGAAGTACTTTGGCCCGGGCTTCATGGGCATGCAGGAGAAGAAGCTGGGCGCGCTGCCCTACCACTCGGTGTTCCCCTTCCAGTTCCTGCCCAACTTCCCCCACTCCCTATACCCCTTCACGGACCGCGCCCTCGCCCACAACCTGCTGGTCAAGGCCGAGCCAAAGTCGCCCCGGGACACACTCAAGGTGGGCGGCCCCAGTGCCGAGTGCCCCTTCGACCTCACCACCAAACCAAAAGAGGCGAAGCCCATCCTGCCCGCGCCCAAGGTGCCCCCGGCACCCGCGTCCAGCGAGGAGCAGCCACTGGACCTGAGCATCGGCAGCCGGGCCCGCGCCAGCCAGAACGGAGGGGGCCGGGAGCCCCGGAAGAACCACATCTACGGGGAGCGGAAGCCAGGGGCCGGCGAGGGGCTGCCCAAGGTGTGCCCAGCGCAACTGCCCCAGCAGCCCTCCCTGCACTACGCCAAGCCCTCTCCCTTCTTCATGGACCCCATTTACAG CAGGGTAGAAAAGCGGAAGGTGACGGACCCGGTGGGTGTCCTGAAGGAGAAGTACCTGAGGCCGTCCCCGCTGCTGTTTCACCCCCAG ATGTCAGCCATCGAGACCATGACAGAGAAGCTGGAGAGCTTCGCAGCCATGAAAGCAGACTCGGGGGGCTCGCTGCAGCCCCTGCCCCACCACCCCTTCAACTTCCGGTCCCCACCCCCGACGCTCTCGGACCCCATCCTCAGGAAGGGCAAGGAGCGGTACACGTGCAG GTACTGTGGCAAGATCTTCCCCCGGTCAGCAAATCTCACGAGACACCTGAGGACGCACACCGGGGAGCAGCCGTACAG GTGCAAGTACTGCGACCGCTCCTTCAGCATCTCCTCCAACCTCCAGCGGCACGTGCGGAACATCCACAACAAGGAGAAGCCCTTCAAGTGCCACCTGTGCAACCGGTGCTTCGGGCAGCAGACCAACCTGGACAGGCACCTCAAGAAGCACGAGCATGAGGGCGCGCCAG TGAGCCAGCACGCGGGGGTCCTCACAAACCACCTGGGCACCAGTGCCTCTTCCCCGACCTCCGAGTCGGACAACCACGCACTTTTAGACGAGAAAGAGGACTCCTACTTCTCTGAAATCAGGAACTTCATCGCCAACAGCGAGATGAGCCAGGCATCCTCGAGAACAGACAAGCG GCCAGAGATCCAGGAGCTGGGCAGCAGCCCCCAGTGTCCAGGCTTAGCCAGCGAGAAGCCagaggatgtggaggaggaggaagaggaggagctggAAGAGGAGGACGAGGACAGCCTGGCCGGGAAGTCGCAGGACGACACGGTGTCCCCCACGCCCGAGCCCCAGGGAGTCTACGAGGATGAGGAGGACGAGGAGCCACCCGCCTCCCTGGCCGTGGGCTTTGACCACACCCGAAG GTGTCATGAGGAGCCAGAGGGCGGCCTGTCAGCTTTGGAGCCGACGCCGGCCTTTGGGAAGGGGCTGGATCTCCACAGAGCAGCTGAGGAAGCATTTGAAGTTAAAGATGTGCTTAATTCCACCTTAGATTCTGAGGCTTTAAAACAGACCCTGTACAGGCAGGCTAAGAACCAG GCATATGCAATGATGCTGTCTCTTTCCGAGGATGCTCCTCTCCACGCCCCCTCCCAGAGCTCGCTGGACGCTTGGTTGAACATCGCAGGAGCCACGTCGGAGTCTGGAGCCTTTAACCCCATCAACCACCTCTGA